The following is a genomic window from Staphylococcus capitis subsp. capitis.
TTCGATAAGCATGATGTTCATCACCTTCAAAGTAAAGCACGGTATCCACCATATGTTCAAGTAATCTTGGACCGGCAATTTGTCCTTCTTTCGTAACATGACCGACGATGAACGTTGCGATATCCATTTGCTTTGCGATATTCATTAGACTTTGAGTACTTTCTCTTACTTGAGATACAGAACCCGGTGCAGAACTGATTTCAGGATGATAAATAGTTTGTATTGAATCTACTACAAGTAAATCTGGTCGTTCATCCTTAACTGTTTGATGAATGACTTCTAAATCAGTCTCTGCTAATACATTGAGTTGACTAGAATCTTCTTCTAAGCGGTCGGCACGTAGTTTAGTCTGATTGATAGATTCCTCACCTGTAATATATAAGACATTCTTATTTTGAGATAATGCCGCACATATTTGAAGAAGCAACGTAGACTTCCCTATACCAGGATCGCCACCTATAAGTACGAGTGATCCACTGACAATCCCTCCACCAAGGACTCTGTTAAATTCTTTAGAATCCGTTAGAATTCTAGGGGTAGATTCATGTTTAACATTATCCAATTTTTGAACTTTTCCTGCCGCTTCTTTAGATTTTACTCCATGTTTAGGGTTTGCAGCTTTCTCTACAATTTCTTCCATCTGGTTCCATGCACCACAGTTTGGACATTTCCCCATCCATTTAGGAGATTGATAGCCACATGCCATACACTCAAATATTACTTTTTTCTTGGCCACTTCTGCACCTCCAAATTATTATGAACAAATCTATTTTAAACTGACATTTTGATTATGACAAATTAAATGTAAATGATTATGATATAGTCTATTTTTATGTGGTTATTAAACTATGATTTTTTATAAATAATTTTATTTTTGTCTATTTTAATTTCTGCAATTTTGTATAATCGCTAGTGTATTGTCATTTATTTTCCGGAAAATGAATATCCCATCATCAGTTTTAAACAAATTGAAAAATATGTAAAAAAATGACATCTCCCAAACAGTGAGAGATGTCATTTATTAATGATGCAAATAGCAAACATTACTTTAGTTATTCAATATATTAGTAATAATCAATTAAGCTTCAGTGGTTTCTTTATCATCTGACTTTTCATGGATGTCATATTTGAATTCATCGCCATCATGATCGATTGTGACTTCTTTACCTTCAATTTGATTACCATCTAAAATTAATTCACTAAGATTATCTTCTACAGTTTTTTGGATGGCTCTAATTAATGGTCTAGCACCGTATTCTGGATCGTAACCTTCTTCTGCGATTTTTTCTTTAGCTTTATCAGTTACAGAAATATTGATGTTTTGTTCAGATAATCGATCAGTAAGTTTCTTAACCATCATAGTAACAATTTCTTTCAATTCTTCTTTAGATAGTTTATGGAATACGATGATATCATCCACACGGTTTAAGAATTCAGGACGGAATGAATTTTTGAGTTCTTTCATCATTGTTTTGCGAATTGTTTCGTAGTCGTTGCCCTCTGAAGCACCGCCAAATCCTGCAAATCGTTGGTCTTGTAATTCTTGCGCACCAACATTTGATGTCATAATAATGATTGTGTTACGGAAATCTACAGTACGACCTTTTGTATCAGTTAGATGACCATCGTCTAATACTTGTAGCAAGATATTAAATACGTCAGGATGGGCTTTTTCAATTTCATCAAATAAAATAACTGAGTAAGGTTTGCGTCTAACTTTTTCAGTTAATTGACCACCATCATCATGACCTACGTAGCCCGGAGGTGCTCCAACTAAACGACTCACAGCGTGTTTCTCCATAAATTCACTCATATCAACACGAATCATAGCATCATCTTCACCAAACATAGATTCAGCTAATGCACGAGCTAATTCTGTTTTACCTACACCTGTAGGACCTAAGAAGATAAAGCTACCGATTGGACGTTTAGGATCTTTTAATCCAGCGCGAGCACGTCTTACAGCTTTACTAATTGAATTAACAGCGTCATTTTGACCGATAACTCGATTATGAAGTGTATCTTCAAGATTGAGTAAGCGACCTGATTCAGTTTCATTAATTTTAGTTAATGGAATACCTGTCCATCCTGCGATAACTTCAGCAATATCTTCTTCAGATAAAGCTGTACTTACACCACCTTGAGAGTTTTTCCATTCGTTTTTAGCTTCTTCATATTGTTTTTCAAGCTTAGATTGTTTGTCTCTTAAGTTTGCTGCATTTTCAAATTCCTGTGCATGAACGGCAGCATCTTTTTCATTTTTTACATTTTCAATTTCTTGTTCAATCTCTTTTAAATTATTAGGAGTTGTATGACTTTTCAGTCTAACCTTAGAACTTGCTTCATCAATAAGGTCGATCGCTTTGTCTGGTAAGAAACGATCTGATACATAACGATTACTTAATTTTGCCGCAGCTTCTAAAGCCTCATCAGATATATTAATTCTATGATGAGCTTCATAGCGATCACGTAATCCTTTTAAGATTTCAATCGTATCTTCAACTGTTGGTTCATCAACTTGAACAGGTTGGAAACGACGTTCTAACGCAGCGTCTTTCTCAATATTTTTACGATATTCATCTAATGTTGTAGCACCAATACATTGTAACTCTCCTCTAGCTAATGCAGGTTTAAGAATATTAGAAGCGTCAATTGCACCTTCCGCACCTCCAGCACCAACTAATGTGTGTAACTCATCTATAAATAAAATGACGTTACCTGCTTGATGAATTTCTTCCATTACTTTTTTCAAGCGTTCTTCAAATTCACCGCGGTATTTTGTACCAGCAACGACAGTTCCCATATCGAGTGACATCACGCGTTTATCTTTTAGAGTTTCTGGGACTTCATTATTAACGATTGCTTGTGCTAAACCTTCAGCTATAGCAGTTTTACCCACACCAGGCTCACCGATAAGTACTGGGTTATTTTTAGTACGACGGCTGAGCACTTCAATCACACGAGTAATTTCTTTATCTCTTCCAACTACAGGATCTAAAGTGCCATCTTTAGCAATAACTGTTAAGTCTCTAGCTAAACTATCTAATGTTGGAGTGTTATTTGATTTATTTGCTTGAGCATTTTTATTACTCATTTCTGGACTACCTAAAGCTTTTACTACTTGCGCGCGTGCTTTTGTAATATTTAAATCTAAATTGGCAAAGACACGTGCTGCGACACCTTCATTTTCACGGATTAAGCCTAGAAGAATATGTTCTGTTCCCACGAAGTTATGATGTAGTTTTCTCGCTTCATCCATTGAAAGCTCAATAACTTTTTTAGCTCTAGGTGTGTAATGTAAAGTGCCCATTTGTTCTTGACCATGGCCAATTAACTTTTCAACTTCTTCAATAACTTTATCTTCAGTGATATTAAAGCTTTCTAACACTTTGGCAGCGATACCTTCAGGTTCTTTCATTAAACCTAATAAAAGATGTTCCGTTCCAATATTTGAATGGTTCAAGCGAATTGCTTCTTCTTGTGCGTGCGCTAGTACGCGTTGTGCACGTTCTGTTAATCTACCAAATAGCATATATAAAATACCTCCTATTTTATATGTTTCCTTAATAAATCAGCTCTTTTTTCATTTACTGTTTTATCATCATCTTCATCTATTAAAAATGGCGATTGAATAGCTACCATTAATTCATTAAATTTAAAATCTTCAAGCGAAATATAGTTTAAATCAATGCCAAGCTTAACTTCACTCAAGCGAAATGATGCTTCTTCCATTGATATGATTCTACTATTTTGTAAAATCCCTAGTGAGCGATAAACTCTATCAAGTGTCTCTACAGGATTATGTTTATCAAGTCTTTCTCTGATTTGTTTTTCCTCATTGATAATTTGATTAACTACTTCAGTTAAGTTATCAATGATATCGGATTCAGTTTTCCCTAAAGTAAGTTGGTTTGAAACTTGATAAATATGTCCATATACTTGTGAACCTTCTCCATAAATACCTCGAATCGTAAATCCAAAACGATTAATCGTTTGAGCGATACGATTCATTCTCTTCATAATAGAAAGTCCTGGTAAATGTAGCATGACACTTGCGCGCATTCCAGTGCCTATATTAGTTGGACACGTTGTTAAATAACCTAAGTGTTCGTCATAACTTATATCTAAATCACTATCCAACTCATCATCAATATTTGAAGCCCTTTGATATAATTCACGCAACGATAAATCTGTTCCTAACGCTTGAATTCGAATATGATCTTCTTCGTTAATCATTACACTTAAGGATTCATCTTCATTTAACAGCACCGCGGATGCTGGCTGTTTGATAAGTTCTGGACTGACAAGATGTTTCGCAACTAATTTCATTTTACTTTGTTGATCCATAGTGTCTAAACGTTGTAACTTTAAGTTTGGAAGCGCATCTTGAACTTCGTTGATAACTCGAAAACCCTCTTGTTCAGAAGGAAACATCAAAGGATGGACGTGATTTTCTAGATTTCTTGCTAATCTAATACGAGAAGAAATAACTACAGGTGCCTCTTCTGTCATCTTCATCCATTCACTTATATTAGTATGAATGTCACTCATTACGAGACACCTCACTCTCATCTTTTAATGCTTTAATTTCATCACGTACAACAGCCGCTTCCTCGAAATTTTGTTCTTCAATTAATTTGTTTAGATATTTTGTTTTTTCTTCGATTTGCTTTTTAATTGCAAGTTTCTTATATGAAGATTGAGGCGTTTTACCTACATGTTCAAATTGGCCTCCCTGTACACGTCTAACAATATCGATAATGTCTTCTTTAAAAGTTGCGTAACAATTCGCGCAACCGAATTTACCAACGTGCGCAATATCTTTTAAAGTCATTTGACATGTTGGGCATTGCTTTTCCTCTTTGAATGCCATTTCTTGAAAATTAATACCATGTTTCGTAGCAAGATGTTGTAAAATCTGTTTAACTACAAAAGCTTCCTCTATATCATCCTGATGCACATGGTAAGAAGTATCCTCATGAGATTGTTGCCATGGATTATCACCTTGAGCACATATTGAGCATACCCATTTTTCGTGAGTACCGTCTTTACTTTTAACTGTTAATTTTACTTCTGCTTCATTTAAATGACAGTTTTCACAAAGCACGTTCAGACACCTCACTTCATTAATAATAGTTTATAACTGGAAGTAATCGTTTTAAAATATTAGCGCGTATAATATCTCGTGCGACCACATCCATTTTTAATGTCTCTCTATCTATAACTGCTTGTATCATTTTAGCTTCTCTTTGGTTAATTAGACCTTTATCTAGTAAACCATCTATAACATAATACGCTTGTTGTTGAGAAATAGAAGGCCCTATCAATTGAAGTAAGTGATTAATATAACCTGATGCATCTTTATTTTCAATTTTAGTGATTCGGATGTAGCCTCCGCCACCCCGTTTACTTTCTATTTCATAACCATGTTCATTTGTGAAGCGTGTTTTAATAACATAATTTAATTGAGAAGGAACACAATCGAAGCGTTGTGCAATATTAGCGCGTTGTATTTCGACCACATCTTCATTTGTTTCCTCGAATAAATGTTTAATGTATTGTTCTATGATGTCAGACATGTTATGCATGGATATCACCTCTTTTTGACCTTCTTTGACTTTATTATATGACCACCTTTGACCTTTTTCAACCAATTTGATTTTTAAAATTTAAATTTTATGATGTTAGCGCGTTCATTTTATTGTATGATAGAGAATAGAAAAATTTAAAGGAATGAAAAACATGCATATTTTGATTGGGATTATAGGAATTATATTCTTTTTAGCACTCGCATTTTTATTTAGTTCAGATAGAAAAAATATCCGTTGGAAATATGTCGGATTACTCTTAGTAATTCAATTGATATTTGCATTTATTTTATTAAAAACAAATATAGGTATCACAGTTATTGGTGGTATTTCGTATGGTTTCAGTTATTTATTAAAGCAAGCTGCTGAGGGTGTCAATTTCGTATTCGGTGGTTTTAAATTAGATCCAAAAAACCCTCCATTCTTCTTTAATGTATTGTTACCTATCGTGTTTATCTCAGCGCTTATCGGTATTTTACAATATACAAGAATTTTACCGCTTATAATTAACATTTTAGGTTTCTTAATTTCTAAAATTAATGGCATGGGACGTTTAGAATCTTACAATGCTGTAGCAGCAGCAATTTTAGGACAATCAGAGGTATTTATCTCATTAAAACAACAATTGCCATACATACCTAAACAACGTTTGTATACATTAACTGCATCTGCAATGTCGACAGTATCTGCTTCAATTATTGGAGCCTACTTCACATTAATAGAACCTAAATATGTTGTAACAGCTGTGGTACTTAACTTATTTGGTGGTTTCATCATCGCGTCTATTATCAATCCGTATAAAGTGAATGAAGAAGATGATAAATTATTAGTCGATGAAAGTGAAACTAAAAATCAATCATTCTTCGAAATGCTTGGTGAATATATTTTAGATGGTTTCAAAGTAGCAGTGATTGTCGGTGCAATGTTAATTGGTTATATTGCTCTTATTGCTTTACTTAATGGTGTAGTAAGTGGAATCTTTAGTCTATTATCAGGTGGAACATTGGA
Proteins encoded in this region:
- the radA gene encoding DNA repair protein RadA — protein: MAKKKVIFECMACGYQSPKWMGKCPNCGAWNQMEEIVEKAANPKHGVKSKEAAGKVQKLDNVKHESTPRILTDSKEFNRVLGGGIVSGSLVLIGGDPGIGKSTLLLQICAALSQNKNVLYITGEESINQTKLRADRLEEDSSQLNVLAETDLEVIHQTVKDERPDLLVVDSIQTIYHPEISSAPGSVSQVRESTQSLMNIAKQMDIATFIVGHVTKEGQIAGPRLLEHMVDTVLYFEGDEHHAYRILRAVKNRFGSTNEMGIFEMKQSGLKGVLNPSEMFLEERSTNVPGSTIVPTMEGTRPLLIEVQALVTPTTFNNPRRMATGIDHNRLSLLMAVLEKKENYLLQQQDAYIKVAGGVKLTEPAVDLSIIVATASSFKDKAVDGLDCFVGEVGLTGEVRRVSRIEQRVQEAAKLGFKRAIIPQTNIGGWTFPEGIQVIGVSSVHEALKYALHSS
- a CDS encoding ATP-dependent Clp protease ATP-binding subunit, producing MLFGRLTERAQRVLAHAQEEAIRLNHSNIGTEHLLLGLMKEPEGIAAKVLESFNITEDKVIEEVEKLIGHGQEQMGTLHYTPRAKKVIELSMDEARKLHHNFVGTEHILLGLIRENEGVAARVFANLDLNITKARAQVVKALGSPEMSNKNAQANKSNNTPTLDSLARDLTVIAKDGTLDPVVGRDKEITRVIEVLSRRTKNNPVLIGEPGVGKTAIAEGLAQAIVNNEVPETLKDKRVMSLDMGTVVAGTKYRGEFEERLKKVMEEIHQAGNVILFIDELHTLVGAGGAEGAIDASNILKPALARGELQCIGATTLDEYRKNIEKDAALERRFQPVQVDEPTVEDTIEILKGLRDRYEAHHRINISDEALEAAAKLSNRYVSDRFLPDKAIDLIDEASSKVRLKSHTTPNNLKEIEQEIENVKNEKDAAVHAQEFENAANLRDKQSKLEKQYEEAKNEWKNSQGGVSTALSEEDIAEVIAGWTGIPLTKINETESGRLLNLEDTLHNRVIGQNDAVNSISKAVRRARAGLKDPKRPIGSFIFLGPTGVGKTELARALAESMFGEDDAMIRVDMSEFMEKHAVSRLVGAPPGYVGHDDGGQLTEKVRRKPYSVILFDEIEKAHPDVFNILLQVLDDGHLTDTKGRTVDFRNTIIIMTSNVGAQELQDQRFAGFGGASEGNDYETIRKTMMKELKNSFRPEFLNRVDDIIVFHKLSKEELKEIVTMMVKKLTDRLSEQNINISVTDKAKEKIAEEGYDPEYGARPLIRAIQKTVEDNLSELILDGNQIEGKEVTIDHDGDEFKYDIHEKSDDKETTEA
- a CDS encoding protein arginine kinase — its product is MSDIHTNISEWMKMTEEAPVVISSRIRLARNLENHVHPLMFPSEQEGFRVINEVQDALPNLKLQRLDTMDQQSKMKLVAKHLVSPELIKQPASAVLLNEDESLSVMINEEDHIRIQALGTDLSLRELYQRASNIDDELDSDLDISYDEHLGYLTTCPTNIGTGMRASVMLHLPGLSIMKRMNRIAQTINRFGFTIRGIYGEGSQVYGHIYQVSNQLTLGKTESDIIDNLTEVVNQIINEEKQIRERLDKHNPVETLDRVYRSLGILQNSRIISMEEASFRLSEVKLGIDLNYISLEDFKFNELMVAIQSPFLIDEDDDKTVNEKRADLLRKHIK
- a CDS encoding UvrB/UvrC motif-containing protein, encoding MLCENCHLNEAEVKLTVKSKDGTHEKWVCSICAQGDNPWQQSHEDTSYHVHQDDIEEAFVVKQILQHLATKHGINFQEMAFKEEKQCPTCQMTLKDIAHVGKFGCANCYATFKEDIIDIVRRVQGGQFEHVGKTPQSSYKKLAIKKQIEEKTKYLNKLIEEQNFEEAAVVRDEIKALKDESEVSRNE
- a CDS encoding CtsR family transcriptional regulator, whose amino-acid sequence is MHNMSDIIEQYIKHLFEETNEDVVEIQRANIAQRFDCVPSQLNYVIKTRFTNEHGYEIESKRGGGGYIRITKIENKDASGYINHLLQLIGPSISQQQAYYVIDGLLDKGLINQREAKMIQAVIDRETLKMDVVARDIIRANILKRLLPVINYY
- a CDS encoding NupC/NupG family nucleoside CNT transporter, which gives rise to MHILIGIIGIIFFLALAFLFSSDRKNIRWKYVGLLLVIQLIFAFILLKTNIGITVIGGISYGFSYLLKQAAEGVNFVFGGFKLDPKNPPFFFNVLLPIVFISALIGILQYTRILPLIINILGFLISKINGMGRLESYNAVAAAILGQSEVFISLKQQLPYIPKQRLYTLTASAMSTVSASIIGAYFTLIEPKYVVTAVVLNLFGGFIIASIINPYKVNEEDDKLLVDESETKNQSFFEMLGEYILDGFKVAVIVGAMLIGYIALIALLNGVVSGIFSLLSGGTLDWNFQTLIGFVFAPFAFLTGVPWHDAVQSGSIMATKLLSNEFVAMQALGKTHGLSEHAKGVTSVFLVSFANFSSIGIISGAIKSLNDKKGDIVARFGLKLLFGATLVSFISAAIAGFFI